The Ornithinimicrobium faecis genome includes a window with the following:
- a CDS encoding vitamin K epoxide reductase family protein, translating into MSPGTSRSDRRLLAPFLILAGLVGLWASFELVLAKFETLDDADAVLGCDFSIVVQCGANLASDQGAAFGFPNPLLGLAGFVAPVAVGVALLAGATFARWFWVVFHLGVTAGMAFVVWLIGQSIYVLGTLCPWCMVVWAVMIPLFLTLTLRNAAAGVFGDGARRVGSYLLTWLVPLTLACYLAVALLAQFRLDVLRYL; encoded by the coding sequence GTGAGTCCGGGCACCAGCCGCAGCGACCGTCGCCTGCTCGCGCCCTTCCTGATCCTGGCTGGTCTGGTCGGGCTCTGGGCCTCGTTCGAGCTGGTGCTGGCCAAGTTCGAGACGCTCGATGACGCCGACGCGGTGCTGGGTTGTGACTTCAGCATCGTCGTGCAGTGCGGGGCAAACCTGGCCTCCGACCAGGGGGCGGCCTTCGGCTTCCCCAACCCGCTGCTCGGCCTCGCCGGCTTCGTCGCGCCCGTCGCGGTGGGGGTGGCGCTGCTGGCCGGAGCCACCTTCGCCCGATGGTTCTGGGTGGTGTTCCACCTGGGCGTGACCGCAGGCATGGCGTTCGTGGTCTGGCTGATCGGCCAGAGCATCTATGTCCTGGGCACCCTGTGCCCCTGGTGCATGGTCGTCTGGGCGGTCATGATCCCGCTCTTCCTCACCCTGACGCTGCGCAACGCGGCCGCCGGGGTGTTCGGCGACGGAGCCCGACGGGTGGGGTCCTACCTGCTCACCTGGCTCGTCCCGCTGACCCTGGCCTGCTACCTGGCCGTCGCGCTCCTGGCCCAGTTCCGACTGGACGTCCTGCGCTATCTCTGA
- a CDS encoding copper resistance CopC family protein: MHTTFRRAATRPAPSTPHLIWRALAALLMSTVLIGTGSAAHAHDTLTDSSPAEGETLTEPLTQVQLTFSAEVLELGAAAVVTDSDGATWETGELAVDGTGVTVPLAEALPSGSYEVSWRVTSSDGHPISGVIPFTVDAPAAETTEPAPADATPSTAPADSAPTTVEESSEATESTEQPEPTTEEAAPTTAEAAPTTASEPAQDSGANETESDDGGVPWTPIVIGLVVLLAALGVFAVVRRRGADQ; encoded by the coding sequence ATGCACACCACTTTCCGGCGCGCTGCGACGCGCCCCGCCCCTTCCACCCCTCACCTCATCTGGCGCGCACTGGCCGCCCTGCTCATGAGCACGGTGCTGATCGGCACCGGCTCTGCGGCCCACGCCCACGACACCCTGACCGACAGCAGTCCCGCCGAGGGCGAGACCCTCACCGAGCCACTGACGCAGGTGCAGCTGACCTTCTCTGCGGAGGTGCTCGAGCTGGGCGCCGCCGCCGTCGTCACCGACAGCGACGGCGCGACCTGGGAGACCGGCGAGTTGGCCGTTGACGGCACGGGCGTCACCGTGCCGCTGGCGGAGGCCCTACCCAGCGGCTCCTACGAGGTCAGCTGGCGCGTCACCTCCTCGGACGGTCACCCCATCTCGGGGGTCATCCCGTTCACGGTTGACGCCCCTGCCGCCGAGACGACCGAGCCGGCTCCCGCGGACGCGACCCCGAGCACAGCACCTGCGGACTCAGCACCGACCACCGTGGAGGAGAGCTCCGAAGCGACCGAGTCCACGGAGCAGCCGGAGCCCACGACCGAAGAGGCGGCACCGACCACCGCAGAGGCGGCACCGACCACGGCGAGCGAGCCGGCGCAGGACAGCGGCGCGAATGAAACCGAGTCGGACGACGGCGGTGTGCCGTGGACCCCGATCGTGATCGGCCTCGTCGTGCTCCTCGCTGCGCTGGGGGTGTTCGCCGTGGTCCGACGGCGAGGCGCCGACCAGTGA
- a CDS encoding VOC family protein, with protein MTTLGSIMLGTRDPDRLHRWYTAVLPPDSDDVQGDYRILGYGGFHLFIDARDDVQESHPDPARTLLNFDVDDARAVVERMEAAGTTWVAPLDDRGGSLFATAQDPDGNYVQVIQLSPEDLAQMQANQTGTRPPVGMVVGEVFSGFSVDDLAAARSFYADTLGLRVDTGPEAMPLLFLDAGGRKILIYEKGEAHAPANYTVLNLPVLDVEAAVRDLAERGVEFLRYDGMDQDDLGISRGGGPLIAWLKDPAGNVLSVIERG; from the coding sequence ATGACCACGCTCGGCAGCATCATGCTCGGCACCAGGGACCCGGACCGGTTGCACAGGTGGTACACCGCCGTGCTCCCACCCGACAGCGACGACGTCCAGGGCGACTACCGGATCCTGGGGTATGGCGGGTTCCATCTCTTCATCGATGCTCGCGACGATGTGCAGGAGAGCCACCCGGACCCGGCCAGGACCCTGCTCAACTTCGACGTCGATGACGCCCGGGCGGTGGTCGAGCGCATGGAGGCGGCGGGCACCACCTGGGTGGCTCCGTTGGATGACCGCGGCGGCAGCCTGTTCGCCACGGCGCAGGACCCGGACGGCAACTATGTCCAGGTCATCCAGCTCAGCCCGGAGGACCTGGCGCAGATGCAGGCCAACCAGACCGGGACGCGGCCACCGGTGGGCATGGTCGTCGGTGAGGTGTTCAGCGGCTTCTCGGTCGACGACCTCGCCGCTGCCCGCTCGTTCTATGCCGACACGCTCGGACTGCGGGTGGACACCGGACCCGAGGCGATGCCCCTGCTCTTCCTGGACGCCGGAGGTCGCAAGATCCTCATCTATGAGAAGGGCGAGGCGCACGCCCCGGCCAATTACACCGTGCTCAACCTGCCCGTGCTGGATGTGGAGGCCGCTGTTCGCGACCTTGCCGAGCGCGGCGTGGAGTTCCTGCGCTATGACGGCATGGACCAGGACGACCTGGGCATCAGCCGCGGTGGCGGGCCACTGATCGCCTGGCTCAAGGACCCGGCCGGCAACGTGCTGTCGGTGATTGAGCGAGGGTGA